TCGAGTGAGGCCTCGACGCGCTCCGGCCAGGGAGTGCCCGCGACCTCGAGCCAGCTCGTGTAGTGAACCGTGAGTCCGGGCGCGCCGCCGGCGGGACGCACGCGCAGCCAGGTCGGTCGGCCGGCGCGGTCGACCGCCAGCGTGAGCGAATCCGCGCGATCGCGCCACTCGAGCACGCGACCCGAGTCGCGGGTCACGGCGCGCTCCCACGCGAGTGTCGGGGGTTTCCACGCCGAAGCGAGTGCCTCCCATACGCGCGCTCCAGGATCACGAAATGCGATCGAATCCGCCTCGACGTCGAACGCCAGCGCCGCGCGCTCCGACGGCAGCCACGCCATCAGCGAGTCACCCCACACCGCGGCCTCGAGCGCCAGACCGAGTGCTCCGCGCACCCGCAGCCGGCACGCGTCGGGACCCGCGAGGTAGAGCCGTACCGAAACTCCCGGCAGACGCTGGCCGCGCCACTCGGTCCAGATCAGCGCGTCGCCTTCGACCGCGGCCGCGCGCCGGCGCGATTCGACGTGGCGATCGAACGCGACTCGTGCGTGATCCGTCACCAGGTCACTCGCGCCATGGGGCGCAGGCGCCGCGCAACCGGCGAGCAGCGCCGCGAGCGTCGCCGCCGCCAGCAGGCCGTTCAGTCGTCCGCGCCGACCGCGCTCACGCCGCATGCGAGCCACCGATCACCGCGATCGCGACCTGCTCCGGAGTGAGTCCATCAGTGGCGACGCGCTGATGCGCGAGCGCGGCGTAGAGATCGCGGCGCTCCGCGAGCACTTGCGCCAGTGCAGGCTCCGGCGCCTGACCGGCGAGCAGCGGCCGTTCCACCGCGTCGAGTCGAAGACGTCGGGCGGCCTCGGCCGCGGTCACTTCGAGCCACACCACGCGGCATTCCGCAGCAAGGACGCGACGGTTCTCGGGATCCAGCACGATCCCGCCCCCGCACGCGATCACCCGCGCCCCGGCGGCGAGCGCGCGGCGCAGCAGCACGCCTTCGTGACGGCGAAACGCCGGCTCGCCATCGCTCGCGAACCACTCGGCAATCGTTCGCCCGCTCTCGGCCACCAGCATGGCGTCCAAGTCGGCGACCGCGGCGCCCAGCCGCTCACCGAGTGCATGTGCCGTTGCGCTCTTGCCCGCGCCCATCAGGCCCACCAGGGCGATCGGACGCTCCGCGAGTTCGGTCATCGCCGGCAGCCTAGCACAGCGTTCGTGGCCCAAACGCCGACGCCGCCGGACCCTCGCGGGCCGGCGGCGTCGGACGATCGGATGACGAAACTACTCGCTCGCCATCGTGGTCAGCAGGCGCGGCGTCACGAAGATGATCAGCTCGCGGTTCTGACGCGTGGTGAAGTCCGAGCGGAACAGCATGCCGATGAGCGGAATGTCCTTGAGGTACGGGATCCCGCGACGGACATGGCTGTCGTTCGTACGGATCAGGCCGCCGATGACCGCGGTCTGGCCGTCGTCGACCATGACGCGCGTGTCGGCTTCGGAGGTGTTGATGATCACGCCGCCCTGTACGGTGCTCTGGGTCGAGAGATCGCTGACCTCGGGATGCAGGTCGAGAATGATCTTCTTGTCCTCGGTGAGATGAGGCGTGACCTTGAGCTGGATGCCGATGGTCTGGAGCTGCGAGACCGGGTTGCCAGCGACGTCCTGCACGATGAGCGGAATCTTCTGGCCCACCAGGATCTTCGCCTCACGATTGTCGACCGTCGTGATGCGCGGATTCGAGATGATGTTGGCCTTGCGGTTCTGCTCCAGCACCTGAAGCTGGGCTTCGATGAAACCCCACGACTTCGAGATACCGTAGTTGATCGCGGTGGTCGGGTCGGCGATGCCGGTGTTGTGCGAGCCGCCGAGCGCGTTCTCGTTGTCGTTGTTCGGGTGCAGGAAGTCCGGCGCGATCGGACCGGTGCCGTCGAAGAACTCCGCGTCGGTACCATTGCTCGGTCCGACGTTCCACTCGATGCCGAGGCCGCGCAGCGCTTCCGCGTCAACGTCCACGAGCTTGGCCGTGATCTCGATCTGCGGCGTGGTGGTGTCGAGATCGCGCGCCATGCGCTCGATCTTGTCGAGTGAGGTCGGCAGATCGGTGATGATGAGCGAATTCGTGCGGCGGTCGTTCTGCACCACTCCGCGCTTGCTCATCGACGCCTGAATCGACGCCTGGAGCTCGCTGGCCTGCGCGTAGTTGAGCTTCACGACGCGGGTCTCGAGCGGCACCAGCTCGAGCTGCTTCGCTCGCGCGGCTTCGCGTTCGACCCCTTCCGCCTGCAGCTTGGCCATCATGTCCACGCGCAGGATGCTGCCTTCTTCGACGTAGTCGAGACCATTGGTGCGAAGCACCGTGCGGAGCGCCTCCTGCCACGGCACGTTTTTGAGCGTCACGCGAACCGTGCCACGCACTTCGTTGTTCACCACGATGTTGCGACCGCTGAATTCGCCGATCGCGCGCACGACGGTACGGATATCGGCCCCCTCGACGTCGATCGAGAAAGTTCCGGAGCCGGTGCGCACCAGGCCCACCTGCCGGACGGCGGGTGAATCCTGAGCGAGGGCCGGAGTGGCGCCGACATTCCAGGTCAGCACCGCGGCCACCAGGGCGAGCCCGAACAGGGCCTTACCGAGCGTCATTCTTGTCTCCCTTCCGAATGAGGGGGATCGTCACCTGCTGCGTCTGTTCATCCGTGGTCAGCGAGACGACGACTGCGTCGCGACGGAGTTCCGTCACGACCCCGTTCATGACCTTGTCCCCGGGACGAAGCACATGGCTGTTGCCGCGGCCGTCCTCGACGAGTGCGAACTTGTCTCCATC
This window of the Candidatus Eisenbacteria bacterium genome carries:
- the pilQ gene encoding type IV pilus secretin PilQ gives rise to the protein MTLGKALFGLALVAAVLTWNVGATPALAQDSPAVRQVGLVRTGSGTFSIDVEGADIRTVVRAIGEFSGRNIVVNNEVRGTVRVTLKNVPWQEALRTVLRTNGLDYVEEGSILRVDMMAKLQAEGVEREAARAKQLELVPLETRVVKLNYAQASELQASIQASMSKRGVVQNDRRTNSLIITDLPTSLDKIERMARDLDTTTPQIEITAKLVDVDAEALRGLGIEWNVGPSNGTDAEFFDGTGPIAPDFLHPNNDNENALGGSHNTGIADPTTAINYGISKSWGFIEAQLQVLEQNRKANIISNPRITTVDNREAKILVGQKIPLIVQDVAGNPVSQLQTIGIQLKVTPHLTEDKKIILDLHPEVSDLSTQSTVQGGVIINTSEADTRVMVDDGQTAVIGGLIRTNDSHVRRGIPYLKDIPLIGMLFRSDFTTRQNRELIIFVTPRLLTTMASE
- a CDS encoding shikimate kinase, coding for MTELAERPIALVGLMGAGKSATAHALGERLGAAVADLDAMLVAESGRTIAEWFASDGEPAFRRHEGVLLRRALAAGARVIACGGGIVLDPENRRVLAAECRVVWLEVTAAEAARRLRLDAVERPLLAGQAPEPALAQVLAERRDLYAALAHQRVATDGLTPEQVAIAVIGGSHAA